CCGAGCTGGTCCGGGAGGGGATGGATTCGGGCGCGCCGCCGTTGCCGCCGACGGATCCGAACGATCCGGCGATTATCCTTTATACATCAGGCACAACGGGGCACGGCAAGGGGGTGGTGCTCAGCCAGAACAACATCGCCTCCAACGTCGCCGCCGCGGCGCGCGTCCTCGATCTGGGCGCCGCCGACGTTTTCCTCTCCGTGCTCCCCATCCACCATGCATACGAGATGATGGCGGGAATACTCCTGCCGCTCTACTGCGGAAGCTCGATCACCTTCGCCCGCAGCATGAAAAGCGCCGACCTGGTCGCCGATATGCGCGATACCGGCGTCACCGTGCTGGTCGGCGTTCCTCTCCTTTTCGAGAAGCTGCGGGACGGCGTCCGTCGCGGCGTCGCCCGCCGGGGCCGGGCGGCGCGCGCCTATTTTCGTCTGAACGCCGGGTTGTCGGCGGCGGGGGAGCGTCTCGGCCGCGACTGGGGCGCCCCTCTCTTCCGCCCTTTCCGGCGCGCCGCCGGTTTCGAGGGGACCCGCTACTTCGTAAGCGGCGGCGCCCCCCTCGACCCCACGGTCTCTCTCTTCTTCGACCGCATCGGGATCCGACTGCTTCAGGGGTACGGTCTCACCGAGGCGAGCCCGCTCACCCACGTGAACCGCCCCGACCGGAAGGGGCGCGGCACGGTGGGACCGCCCATCGACGGCGTGGAGTGCCGGATCCTCGACATGGACGAAGAGGGCGTCGGCGAGATATGCGTCCGCGGCCCGAACGTTTTCCTCGGCTATCACGGCGATCCGGAGGGGACGGCGGCGGTGCTCGGCGCGGACGGGTGGCTCCGCACCGGCGACATGGGGCGGATCGACGCGGAACACCGATTGACCATCACCGGCCGGCGCAAGAACGTGATCGTCACCCCCGGCGGAAAGAACGTCTATCCCGAGGAGGTGGAGATGCACCTGAATCGGAGCCCCTTGATCGCCGAGTCGCTGGTGATCGGCGTGAGGCGCGATGCCGGTTACGGCGAGGACCCGGCGGCGCTGATCCACCCGGATTACGAGAAGATCGACCTCCATTTCGAGGAAGCGGGACGCCGGGCGGACGACCGGGACGTGGCCGCCCTGCTCCGTGCGGAGATCGAGCGCCGCCAACGCGGCCTCGAGACCTTCAAACGGGTGCGGCGTTTTCGAGTCGTGGAGGAGGAGTTCGCCAAGACCACTACCCGCAAGATCAAGCGCTACCTCTACGACGGCGAGACCTTCCATACGATGTAGCACGACGGCCGGCCCGGCGGTGACGGGAGCGACCGCGGCGATTGCGGCGGCGTCGCAGGGCTGCTAGAATCCGACGTACCGTCGGGCCCCCCGCCCGCGGCGGGAGGTTCGGAGCGTGAGCAAGGCGGTCCTCTGCGACATCGACGGCGTCATTCTGCAGGACAACAACCTGATCGAAGGGGCGGACCGCTTCGTTCGCGGATTGCTCGAGAAGGAAACCCCGCTCGTTTTCCTCACGAACTATCCTTCCCAGACGCCCGAGGATCTACGCAACCGTTTCGCTTCCTCCGGGATCCACGTGCCGGCTTCCTGCTTCTACACCTCCGCCATGGCGACCGCCGCCTTTCTGGAGAAGCAGGAGGGACGTAAGGCGTACGTCATCGGCGAGGGAGCGCTCACCCATGAACTGTACGGCATCGGCTTCACCATCACCGACATCGACCCCGACTATGTCGTCGTCGGCGAGACGCGCGCCTTCAACTGGGACATGATCCGGAAGGCGGCGTGGTTTATCATGCAGGGGGCTCGATTCATCGCCACCAACCCGGACGTAGCGGGGCCGAAGGGACATCCGGCCTGCGGGGCGCTCTGCGCGCCCATCGAGAGGATCACGGGCAGGAAGCCCTTCTACATCGGCAAGCCGAGCGCCTGGATGCTCCGCGCCGCCCTGAACAGCGTGGACGCCCACTCCGAGAACAGCGTTATCATCGGCGACAACATGCGCACCGACATCCTCGCCGGCGTGCAGGCGGGCATCGAGACGATCCTGGTGCTGACCGGCGTGGGGCGACAGACCGATCTGGACGAGTTCCCCTTCCGCCCGAGCCGTGTCTACGGCAGCGTCGCCGAAATCGCCGAGATCTGAAGGATCTGGCCGGCCCTCTCGTCGATGTCCGCCTCGCCCTTTCCCTTCGCGTCGTTGATGCAAAACTTGAAGGGGATGAGCACCCGGGACCGGACGAAAAGGGTGCCGGCGCGGGCGGG
This window of the Candidatus Eisenbacteria bacterium genome carries:
- a CDS encoding long-chain fatty acid--CoA ligase, whose translation is MARRDEEHPHSGRGVIPLAAMADLCAREYGARPAMRVRSPSGAGYDTISHEAFAETVRALSRRLAARGLPRGGRVAVLGENRPEWVAAYLATIAAGGVIVPVDRSMQRSAVRHILAESEARILFVSGRHRSVLDEMEPVRSLVEIVDMDDGPGAEAWSELVREGMDSGAPPLPPTDPNDPAIILYTSGTTGHGKGVVLSQNNIASNVAAAARVLDLGAADVFLSVLPIHHAYEMMAGILLPLYCGSSITFARSMKSADLVADMRDTGVTVLVGVPLLFEKLRDGVRRGVARRGRAARAYFRLNAGLSAAGERLGRDWGAPLFRPFRRAAGFEGTRYFVSGGAPLDPTVSLFFDRIGIRLLQGYGLTEASPLTHVNRPDRKGRGTVGPPIDGVECRILDMDEEGVGEICVRGPNVFLGYHGDPEGTAAVLGADGWLRTGDMGRIDAEHRLTITGRRKNVIVTPGGKNVYPEEVEMHLNRSPLIAESLVIGVRRDAGYGEDPAALIHPDYEKIDLHFEEAGRRADDRDVAALLRAEIERRQRGLETFKRVRRFRVVEEEFAKTTTRKIKRYLYDGETFHTM
- a CDS encoding HAD-IIA family hydrolase, which codes for MSKAVLCDIDGVILQDNNLIEGADRFVRGLLEKETPLVFLTNYPSQTPEDLRNRFASSGIHVPASCFYTSAMATAAFLEKQEGRKAYVIGEGALTHELYGIGFTITDIDPDYVVVGETRAFNWDMIRKAAWFIMQGARFIATNPDVAGPKGHPACGALCAPIERITGRKPFYIGKPSAWMLRAALNSVDAHSENSVIIGDNMRTDILAGVQAGIETILVLTGVGRQTDLDEFPFRPSRVYGSVAEIAEI